One genomic window of Nocardioides daphniae includes the following:
- the gatB gene encoding Asp-tRNA(Asn)/Glu-tRNA(Gln) amidotransferase subunit GatB, translating into MSAATAKLKTFDEALAAFDPALGLEVHVELSTNTKMFCGCPTEFGAEPNTQVCPTCLGLPGAMPVVNGKAVEAAIRIGLALNCEIAEWCRFARKNYFYPDMPKNFQTSQYDEPIAFEGYMDVTIEGDDGEPEIFRVEIERAHMEEDTGKSLHVGGATGRIHGADYSLVDYNRAGIPLIEIVTKPITGAGAKAPAVARAYVAQLRDLIVALGVSDARMDQGSIRADVNLSLAPKGAEKLGTRTETKNVNSLRSVERAVRYEIQRHAAILTDGGSILQETRHWHEDTGVTTSGREKSDAEDYRYFPEPDLVPVAPSREWVEELRGTLPENPTVKRARLQADWGFTDLEMRDTIGAGAFGLVEQTVAEGCAPQAARKWWLGEMARRSNESGVEISELGITPAQVAKIQALVDAKTINDKLARQVIEGVLAGEGSPEEVVEKRGLAVVSDDGALSAAVDKAIEANPDVADKIRDGKVAAAGALIGAVMKEMRGQADAGRVRELIIEKLS; encoded by the coding sequence ATGAGCGCCGCGACCGCCAAGCTGAAGACCTTCGACGAGGCACTCGCCGCGTTCGACCCGGCGCTGGGCCTCGAGGTCCACGTCGAGCTCAGCACGAACACCAAGATGTTCTGCGGCTGCCCGACCGAGTTCGGCGCCGAGCCCAACACGCAGGTCTGCCCGACCTGCCTGGGCCTGCCCGGCGCCATGCCGGTCGTCAACGGCAAGGCCGTCGAGGCCGCCATCCGCATCGGCCTGGCGCTCAACTGCGAGATCGCCGAGTGGTGCCGCTTCGCCCGGAAGAACTACTTCTACCCGGACATGCCGAAGAACTTCCAGACCTCGCAGTACGACGAGCCGATCGCCTTCGAGGGCTACATGGACGTCACCATCGAGGGTGACGACGGCGAGCCCGAGATCTTCCGCGTGGAGATCGAGCGCGCCCACATGGAGGAGGACACCGGCAAGTCGCTGCACGTCGGTGGCGCCACCGGCCGCATCCACGGGGCCGACTACTCGCTCGTCGACTACAACCGTGCCGGCATCCCGCTCATCGAGATCGTCACCAAGCCGATCACCGGCGCCGGGGCCAAGGCACCTGCCGTCGCCCGGGCGTACGTCGCCCAGCTGCGCGACCTGATCGTCGCCCTCGGCGTCTCCGACGCCCGCATGGACCAGGGCTCGATCCGCGCCGACGTCAACCTCTCGCTCGCCCCCAAGGGCGCCGAGAAGCTCGGCACCCGCACCGAGACGAAGAACGTCAACTCGCTGCGCTCGGTCGAGCGGGCGGTGCGCTACGAGATCCAGCGCCACGCGGCGATCCTCACCGACGGCGGCTCGATCCTCCAGGAGACCCGCCACTGGCACGAGGACACCGGCGTCACCACGTCGGGTCGCGAGAAGTCCGACGCCGAGGACTACCGCTACTTCCCCGAGCCCGACCTGGTGCCCGTCGCCCCGTCGCGCGAGTGGGTCGAGGAGCTGCGCGGCACCCTGCCGGAGAACCCGACCGTCAAGCGGGCCCGCCTGCAGGCCGACTGGGGCTTCACCGACCTGGAGATGCGCGACACCATCGGTGCCGGCGCCTTCGGCCTCGTCGAGCAGACGGTCGCCGAGGGGTGCGCCCCGCAGGCCGCCCGCAAGTGGTGGCTCGGCGAGATGGCCCGTCGCTCCAACGAGAGCGGCGTCGAGATCAGCGAGCTGGGCATCACTCCCGCGCAGGTGGCGAAGATCCAGGCGCTCGTCGACGCGAAGACGATCAACGACAAGCTGGCTCGCCAGGTCATCGAGGGCGTCCTCGCGGGCGAGGGCTCGCCCGAGGAGGTCGTCGAGAAGCGCGGCCTGGCCGTGGTCTCCGACGACGGCGCCCTCTCGGCTGCCGTCGACAAGGCGATCGAGGCCAACCCCGACGTGGCCGACAAGATCCGTGACGGCAAGGTCGCTGCGGCCGGTGCCCTCATCGGTGCGGTGATGAAGGAGATGCGCGGGCAGGCCGACGCCGGCCGCGTGCGCGAGCTGATCATCGAGAAGCTGTCCTGA
- a CDS encoding prenyltransferase/squalene oxidase repeat-containing protein, producing the protein MLRSTRTRAAFVAATALVVTGLGQVPAQAATDSSPAQLAGTWMTGNLNGDGLLTGAYADDKGETQTFTDYGSSVDLALSLDAVGGDAATVTRITDAIAAQVGDYTAPWGDVYAGSSAKAMTLAVSQGRDPRTFGGRDLQAQVEGRVITTGASTGRIEDLSAWGDYANSIGQAFAARALTAAGSSLADEATDYLLLQQCDAGFFRLDFTKDKAAADQTCDGASGAVDADGPDVTALVALQLAAIESPDADVTAALADAKTWLAAQQAADGGFGSTDNGANANSTGLGGWALAELGDTARATKAATWLRARQVVGACDGKLAPETGAIAYSDEALAAGRKDGIADPLDRVQWIIAGAQGLAGLASAPATSAKDKVTAPRFAKAGSKVTFTVTGLAAGERGCLSGAVGTRTLVGTGSALKAVATLKAGTRSVTLRTATATGTSSVTGTVTVLGKKKLKVSLAKKQVKRNAKVKVTVKGLARGERVTVKVRGKKVATGTANAKGVLVRTVKVGKARGVARVAVQGQYATRTGTAKIRVR; encoded by the coding sequence ATGCTTCGCAGCACGCGCACCCGCGCCGCGTTCGTCGCGGCCACCGCCCTCGTCGTCACCGGCCTGGGGCAGGTGCCGGCCCAGGCGGCCACCGACTCCTCCCCGGCGCAGCTCGCCGGGACGTGGATGACGGGCAACCTCAACGGTGACGGACTGCTCACCGGGGCGTACGCCGACGACAAGGGTGAGACCCAGACGTTCACCGACTACGGCAGCAGCGTCGACCTCGCGCTCTCCCTGGACGCCGTGGGGGGCGACGCCGCGACCGTCACCCGCATCACCGACGCGATCGCAGCGCAGGTCGGCGACTACACCGCGCCCTGGGGCGACGTGTACGCCGGCTCCTCGGCCAAGGCGATGACCCTTGCGGTCAGCCAGGGACGCGACCCGCGCACCTTCGGAGGCCGCGACCTGCAGGCCCAGGTCGAGGGCAGGGTCATCACCACGGGTGCCTCCACGGGGCGCATCGAGGACCTCTCCGCCTGGGGCGACTACGCCAACAGCATCGGCCAGGCGTTCGCCGCCCGTGCGCTGACCGCCGCCGGATCGAGCCTGGCCGACGAGGCGACCGACTACCTGCTGCTCCAGCAGTGCGACGCGGGCTTCTTCCGCCTCGACTTCACCAAGGACAAGGCCGCGGCCGACCAGACCTGCGACGGCGCCTCCGGCGCGGTCGACGCCGACGGCCCGGACGTGACCGCGCTGGTCGCCCTGCAGCTGGCGGCCATCGAGTCGCCCGACGCCGACGTGACCGCTGCGCTCGCCGACGCGAAGACCTGGCTGGCCGCCCAGCAGGCGGCCGACGGTGGCTTCGGCAGCACTGACAACGGAGCCAACGCCAACAGCACCGGCCTGGGCGGTTGGGCGCTCGCCGAGCTCGGTGACACCGCTCGGGCGACGAAGGCCGCGACCTGGCTGCGCGCCCGTCAGGTCGTCGGGGCCTGCGACGGCAAGCTGGCCCCCGAGACCGGCGCCATCGCCTACAGCGACGAGGCGCTCGCCGCCGGCCGCAAGGACGGCATCGCCGACCCGCTCGACCGCGTGCAGTGGATCATTGCCGGCGCCCAGGGCCTGGCAGGTCTCGCCTCGGCGCCCGCCACCAGCGCCAAGGACAAGGTCACCGCGCCCCGGTTCGCCAAGGCGGGCTCGAAGGTCACCTTCACCGTCACCGGCCTCGCCGCCGGTGAGCGCGGTTGCCTCAGCGGTGCCGTCGGCACCCGCACCCTCGTCGGCACCGGCTCGGCCCTCAAGGCTGTCGCCACCCTCAAGGCGGGCACCCGCAGCGTGACGCTGCGTACGGCGACCGCCACCGGCACCAGCAGCGTCACCGGCACGGTCACCGTGCTCGGCAAGAAGAAGCTCAAGGTGAGCCTCGCCAAGAAGCAGGTCAAGCGCAACGCCAAGGTCAAGGTCACCGTCAAGGGCCTGGCCCGCGGCGAGAGGGTGACCGTCAAGGTCCGCGGCAAGAAGGTCGCCACCGGCACCGCCAACGCCAAGGGCGTCCTGGTCCGCACCGTCAAGGTCGGCAAGGCCCGGGGCGTTGCGAGGGTGGCCGTCCAGGGGCAGTACGCCACGCGTACGGGCACCGCGAAGATCCGGGTGCGATGA
- a CDS encoding PQQ-dependent sugar dehydrogenase, translated as MRSSRRRLSAVVAVGLVAPLLAACGDTEGDGPDGVQTPTVQESASPTPSPTASPDGSTSAGEPRVRGAVAEGLRVPWGVTFLADGSALVTERDSWKVLHLTPDEGQGKDRSWSTTDLGVVRTDPGQGPSVEGGLLGIASLAEAGVERVFVYVTTGEDNRVLTATFDGDRLGPWKPVLTGIPRADYHDGGRIAFGPDGYLYVSTGDAGEPELAQDETSLAGKILRITAEGRPAPDNPFGRSPVYSIGHRNVQGLAWDDQGQLYASEFGADSFDELNRIEAGANYGWPQVEGMARGGEGRGLTDPVAVWSTDEASPSGLAWADGSFWLGALRGQRLWQVTVDGDEVDSTAHFVGEYGRMRTVVAAEDGLWVTTSNHDGRGDPAPDDDRILRVRR; from the coding sequence ATGCGCAGCTCCCGACGCCGACTCTCCGCGGTGGTCGCGGTCGGCTTGGTGGCGCCCCTCCTCGCCGCGTGCGGCGACACGGAGGGTGACGGCCCCGACGGCGTGCAGACGCCGACCGTCCAGGAGTCGGCCTCCCCCACTCCCTCGCCCACTGCCTCCCCCGACGGGTCGACCAGCGCCGGCGAGCCACGCGTACGCGGTGCGGTCGCCGAGGGCCTGCGGGTGCCGTGGGGCGTCACCTTCCTCGCCGACGGCTCCGCGCTGGTCACCGAGCGCGACTCGTGGAAGGTGCTGCACCTGACCCCGGACGAGGGCCAGGGCAAGGACCGGTCGTGGTCGACCACCGACCTCGGCGTCGTCCGCACCGATCCCGGCCAGGGGCCCAGCGTCGAGGGCGGCCTGCTGGGCATCGCCTCGCTGGCCGAGGCCGGCGTGGAGCGGGTCTTCGTCTACGTCACCACCGGCGAGGACAACCGGGTCCTCACCGCCACCTTCGACGGGGACCGGCTCGGCCCGTGGAAGCCGGTGCTCACCGGGATCCCGCGGGCCGACTACCACGACGGCGGACGGATCGCCTTCGGCCCCGACGGCTACCTCTACGTCTCCACCGGCGACGCCGGCGAGCCCGAGCTGGCGCAGGACGAGACGTCGCTGGCCGGCAAGATCCTGCGGATCACCGCCGAGGGGCGCCCCGCCCCGGACAACCCCTTCGGCCGCTCCCCGGTCTACTCGATCGGCCACCGCAACGTGCAGGGGCTGGCGTGGGACGACCAGGGACAGCTGTACGCCAGCGAGTTCGGCGCCGACTCCTTCGACGAGCTCAACCGGATCGAGGCCGGGGCCAACTACGGCTGGCCGCAGGTCGAGGGGATGGCCCGGGGCGGGGAGGGCCGCGGGCTCACCGACCCGGTGGCGGTCTGGAGCACCGACGAGGCCTCCCCCTCCGGGCTGGCCTGGGCCGACGGCTCGTTCTGGCTCGGCGCACTCCGCGGCCAGCGGCTGTGGCAGGTCACGGTCGACGGCGACGAGGTCGACAGCACGGCCCACTTCGTCGGCGAGTACGGCCGGATGCGCACCGTCGTCGCGGCCGAGGACGGCCTCTGGGTCACCACCTCCAACCACGACGGGCGCGGCGACCCGGCGCCCGACGACGACCGGATCCTGCGCGTACGCCGGTGA
- a CDS encoding ATP-binding cassette domain-containing protein yields MTDPSAGPAIQAIDLVKHYGDTVAVDGVSFSVPRGTVMGLLGPNGAGKTTTVRMMTTLTRPTSGTARVAGHDVVREPDAVRRSMGLTGQTATVDELLTGTENIELVGRLYGLDRATVRRIGADLLERFSLTDAAKRVVKTYSGGMRRRLDLAVSLVATPPVLFLDEPTTGLDPRSRVELWDVLRGLVDDGTTLLLTTQYLEEADQLADEIVVIDHGGIIAQGTPLQLKDDSGRAALVVTVSRAEDLERAEGLLRTVGSEVHVEAASRRLTSPAQGLGDVTAVAAAFEHSGIELDDLGLQRPSLDDVFLHLTGRRAEDDRNDGAPDDGPADRQSHLEAKR; encoded by the coding sequence ATGACGGATCCGAGTGCCGGGCCAGCCATCCAGGCCATCGACCTGGTGAAGCACTACGGCGACACGGTCGCCGTCGACGGGGTGAGCTTCAGCGTGCCCCGCGGCACGGTGATGGGCCTGCTCGGCCCCAACGGTGCCGGCAAGACCACGACGGTGCGGATGATGACCACGCTGACGCGCCCCACCAGCGGCACCGCCCGGGTGGCCGGTCACGACGTGGTCCGTGAGCCCGACGCGGTGCGCCGGTCGATGGGCCTGACCGGCCAGACCGCGACGGTCGACGAGCTGCTCACCGGCACCGAGAACATCGAGCTCGTCGGGCGGCTCTACGGCCTGGACCGGGCGACCGTGCGTCGCATCGGCGCCGACCTGCTCGAACGTTTTTCGCTCACCGACGCCGCCAAGCGGGTCGTGAAGACCTACTCGGGTGGCATGCGTCGACGCCTCGACCTGGCGGTGAGCCTCGTGGCGACGCCGCCCGTGCTCTTCCTGGACGAGCCCACCACCGGCCTCGACCCACGCTCGCGCGTCGAGCTGTGGGACGTGCTCCGCGGGCTGGTCGACGACGGGACGACGCTGCTGCTGACCACGCAGTACCTCGAGGAGGCCGACCAGCTGGCCGACGAGATCGTGGTGATCGACCACGGCGGGATCATCGCGCAGGGCACCCCGCTCCAGCTCAAGGACGACTCGGGGCGGGCGGCGCTGGTGGTCACCGTCTCGCGCGCCGAGGACCTCGAGCGGGCCGAGGGGCTGCTGCGCACGGTCGGCAGCGAGGTGCACGTCGAGGCGGCCTCCCGCCGGCTGACGTCGCCCGCCCAGGGGCTGGGGGACGTCACCGCGGTCGCGGCTGCCTTCGAGCACAGCGGCATCGAGCTGGACGACCTGGGCCTGCAGCGCCCGAGCCTCGACGACGTCTTCCTGCACCTCACCGGGCGCCGGGCCGAGGACGACCGCAACGACGGTGCGCCCGACGACGGACCGGCCGACCGCCAGAGCCACCTGGAGGCGAAGCGATGA
- a CDS encoding ABC transporter permease: MTALERPAIRHTSLARQSWAITRRNLIHIRRMPEMLLDVTLQPVMFVLLFAYVFGGAISVQGAADGYREWLLGGIMAQTMAFASFIVAVGLTADIDKGIVDRMRSLPIHLGAVLVGRSLSSLVHSSLGIVVMSFTGLVVGWRIRGSLLDAVTAYGLLVLWAFAMIWIGILVGSTMRSVEAVNGVMFTVMFPLTFLSNAFAPTERMPEVLRVVAEWNPISALVQGVRELWGNTTPVASDAALPLQHPVLATVLWCIGITVLVAPMALRAFKRRTQD, translated from the coding sequence ATGACCGCCCTCGAACGCCCCGCCATCCGGCACACCTCGCTGGCCCGGCAGTCGTGGGCGATCACCCGACGCAACCTGATCCACATCCGCCGGATGCCGGAGATGCTGCTCGACGTCACGCTGCAGCCGGTGATGTTCGTGCTGCTCTTCGCGTACGTCTTCGGGGGCGCGATCTCGGTCCAGGGGGCCGCCGACGGCTACCGTGAGTGGCTGCTCGGCGGGATCATGGCGCAGACCATGGCCTTCGCCTCCTTCATCGTCGCGGTCGGGCTCACCGCCGACATCGACAAGGGGATCGTCGACCGGATGCGGTCGCTGCCGATCCACCTCGGGGCCGTCCTGGTGGGGCGCAGCCTGTCCAGCCTGGTGCACTCGTCGCTCGGCATCGTGGTCATGAGCTTCACCGGGCTGGTCGTCGGCTGGCGGATCCGCGGCTCGCTGCTCGACGCGGTGACGGCCTACGGACTGCTGGTGCTCTGGGCCTTCGCGATGATCTGGATCGGCATCCTGGTGGGGTCGACGATGCGGTCGGTGGAAGCCGTCAACGGCGTGATGTTCACCGTGATGTTCCCGCTGACCTTCCTCTCCAACGCCTTCGCCCCGACCGAGCGGATGCCCGAGGTCCTGCGGGTGGTCGCCGAGTGGAACCCGATCTCCGCGCTGGTCCAGGGCGTGCGCGAGCTGTGGGGCAACACCACGCCGGTCGCCTCCGACGCCGCCCTGCCGCTGCAGCACCCGGTGCTGGCGACGGTGCTCTGGTGCATCGGCATCACGGTGCTCGTCGCCCCGATGGCGTTGCGCGCGTTCAAGCGTCGTACGCAGGACTGA
- a CDS encoding LLM class flavin-dependent oxidoreductase: protein MHHFARQLASPFPLLAAVGAKTERIEIGTGVIDMRYENPMYMAEDAGAADLISGGRLQLGISRGSPEQVVDGWRYFGYAPAEGEDHAGMARRHTEVLLEVLKGEGFAQPNPRPMFPNPPGLLRVEPHSPGLRQRIWWGAASEATVRWTARMGMNLMSSTLVADETGEPFHVQQRRQIEAFREEWAAAGHDWEPRVSVSRSIMPITTDLDRAYFGGDAESRDQVGQIEPQLRAVFGRSYAAEPDVLVDQLAGDEALQLADTVLLTVPNQLGVDYNAHLLESLITQVAPGLGWR, encoded by the coding sequence GTGCACCACTTCGCCCGCCAGCTCGCCTCGCCCTTCCCGCTGCTCGCGGCGGTCGGGGCGAAGACCGAGCGGATCGAGATCGGCACGGGCGTCATCGACATGCGCTACGAGAACCCGATGTACATGGCCGAGGACGCAGGCGCCGCCGATCTGATCTCGGGCGGCAGGCTCCAGCTCGGCATCAGCCGGGGATCACCGGAGCAGGTCGTCGACGGCTGGCGCTACTTCGGCTACGCCCCTGCCGAGGGCGAGGACCACGCCGGGATGGCGCGCCGCCACACCGAGGTGCTCCTCGAGGTGCTCAAGGGGGAGGGGTTCGCCCAGCCCAACCCGCGACCGATGTTTCCCAACCCGCCGGGCCTGCTGCGGGTCGAGCCGCACTCGCCGGGCCTGCGCCAGCGGATCTGGTGGGGCGCCGCCTCGGAGGCGACCGTCCGGTGGACCGCCCGCATGGGGATGAACCTGATGAGCTCCACCCTGGTCGCCGACGAGACCGGTGAGCCCTTCCACGTGCAGCAGCGCCGCCAGATCGAGGCGTTCCGCGAGGAGTGGGCGGCCGCCGGCCACGACTGGGAGCCGCGGGTCTCGGTGAGCCGGTCGATCATGCCGATCACCACCGACCTCGACCGGGCGTACTTCGGCGGCGACGCGGAGAGCCGTGACCAGGTCGGCCAGATCGAGCCGCAGCTGCGTGCGGTCTTCGGGCGCTCGTACGCCGCGGAGCCCGACGTGCTCGTCGACCAGCTCGCCGGCGACGAGGCGCTGCAGCTCGCCGACACGGTGCTGCTGACGGTCCCCAACCAGCTGGGCGTCGACTACAACGCCCACCTGCTGGAGTCGCTGATCACCCAGGTGGCGCCCGGCCTCGGCTGGCGCTGA
- the ilvD gene encoding dihydroxy-acid dehydratase produces the protein MSDAPDIKPRSRDVTDGIEKAAARGMLRAVGMGDDDFAKPQIGVASSWNEITPCNLSLDRLAKAVKNGVHAAGGYPLEFGTISVSDGISMGHDGMHYSLVSREVIADSVEVVMSAERLDGSVLLAGCDKSLPGMLMAAARLDLSSVFLYAGSTMPGNVDGKDVTIIDAFEAVGACLAGKITEDEVKKVEKAICPGEGACGGMYTANTMASIGEALGMSLPGSAAPPAVDRRRDGFAHRSGQAVVNLLKHGITARQIMTREAFENAIAITMALGGSTNAVLHLLAIAREADVDLELADFNRIGDRTPHLADMKPFGKYVMTDVDKIGGIPVVMKALLDAGLMNGDVLTVTGKTLAENIEDLNPKAVDGKVILPVSSPIHKDGGLTILEGSLAPEGAVIKSAGFDAEVVTATARVFDRERAALDALAEGKIVKGDAVIIRYEGPKGGPGMREMLAITGAIKGAGLGKDILLITDGRFSGGTTGPCIGHVAPEASHGGPIAFVQDGDQITLDIPNRSLELHVDAEELARRQEGWEPQPPKFTHGVLGKYSKLVQSASQGAVLF, from the coding sequence ATGAGCGACGCCCCCGACATCAAGCCCCGGTCCCGCGACGTCACGGACGGCATCGAGAAGGCCGCCGCCCGCGGCATGCTCCGCGCGGTCGGCATGGGTGACGACGACTTCGCCAAGCCGCAGATCGGCGTGGCGTCGTCGTGGAACGAGATCACCCCCTGCAACCTCTCCCTCGACCGGTTGGCCAAGGCCGTCAAGAACGGCGTGCACGCCGCTGGCGGCTACCCGCTCGAGTTCGGCACCATCTCCGTCTCCGACGGCATCTCGATGGGCCACGACGGCATGCACTACTCGCTGGTGTCGCGCGAGGTCATCGCCGACTCGGTCGAGGTCGTCATGTCGGCCGAGCGCCTGGACGGCTCCGTCCTGCTGGCCGGCTGCGACAAGTCGCTGCCCGGCATGCTCATGGCCGCTGCCCGCCTCGACCTCTCCAGCGTCTTCCTCTACGCCGGCTCGACGATGCCGGGCAACGTCGACGGCAAGGACGTCACGATCATCGACGCCTTCGAGGCCGTCGGCGCCTGTCTGGCCGGCAAAATCACCGAGGACGAGGTCAAGAAGGTCGAGAAGGCCATCTGCCCCGGCGAGGGCGCCTGCGGCGGCATGTACACCGCCAACACCATGGCCTCCATCGGTGAGGCACTCGGCATGAGCCTGCCCGGCTCCGCCGCCCCGCCGGCCGTCGACCGTCGTCGTGACGGCTTCGCGCACCGCTCGGGCCAGGCGGTCGTCAACCTGCTCAAGCACGGCATCACCGCGCGCCAGATCATGACCCGCGAGGCCTTCGAGAACGCCATCGCCATCACCATGGCGCTCGGCGGCTCCACCAACGCCGTGCTGCACCTGCTGGCGATCGCGCGTGAGGCCGACGTCGACCTCGAGCTCGCCGACTTCAACCGCATCGGCGACCGTACGCCGCACCTCGCGGACATGAAGCCCTTCGGCAAGTACGTGATGACCGACGTCGACAAGATCGGCGGCATCCCGGTCGTGATGAAGGCGCTGCTCGACGCGGGCCTGATGAACGGCGACGTGCTCACCGTGACCGGCAAGACGCTCGCCGAGAACATCGAGGACCTCAACCCGAAGGCCGTCGACGGCAAGGTGATCCTCCCGGTCTCCTCGCCGATCCACAAGGACGGTGGCCTGACCATCCTCGAGGGCTCGCTGGCCCCCGAGGGCGCGGTCATCAAGTCGGCCGGCTTCGACGCCGAGGTCGTGACCGCGACCGCCCGCGTCTTCGACCGCGAGCGCGCCGCGCTCGACGCGCTGGCCGAGGGCAAGATCGTCAAGGGCGACGCCGTGATCATCCGCTACGAGGGCCCCAAGGGCGGCCCCGGCATGCGCGAGATGCTCGCGATCACCGGCGCGATCAAGGGCGCCGGCCTCGGCAAGGACATCCTGCTGATCACCGACGGCCGCTTCTCCGGCGGCACCACCGGTCCGTGCATCGGCCACGTCGCCCCCGAGGCGTCGCACGGCGGTCCGATCGCCTTCGTCCAGGACGGCGACCAGATCACCCTGGACATCCCGAACCGCTCGCTCGAGCTGCACGTCGACGCCGAGGAGCTGGCCCGTCGCCAGGAGGGCTGGGAGCCGCAGCCGCCGAAGTTCACCCACGGCGTGCTGGGCAAGTACTCCAAGCTGGTCCAGTCCGCCAGCCAGGGTGCCGTCCTCTTCTGA
- a CDS encoding cadherin repeat domain-containing protein, whose translation MTDRGGLTRTTDVTIAVTDVNEAPTALALSRNIVVENAPADTVVGTIEVTDPDAGAPYRFQVLPGADGDDFAVRGDQLVSSRPWTTKSRRPAPSGSRSPTPRASPSPPRSGSASPTSTRRPPRW comes from the coding sequence GTGACCGACCGCGGCGGCCTGACCCGGACCACCGACGTGACGATCGCCGTCACCGACGTCAACGAGGCCCCGACGGCGCTGGCGCTGAGCCGCAACATCGTCGTCGAGAACGCCCCCGCCGACACGGTGGTCGGCACCATCGAGGTCACCGACCCCGACGCAGGCGCCCCGTACCGCTTCCAGGTCCTGCCCGGCGCCGACGGTGACGACTTCGCGGTCCGCGGCGACCAGCTCGTCAGCAGCCGCCCCTGGACCACGAAGAGCAGGAGACCCGCACCGTCCGGGTCGAGGTCACCGACGCCGAGGGCGTCACCTTCTCCGCCCCGCTCCGGGTCCGCGTCACCGACGTCAACGAGGCGCCCACCGCGCTGGTGA
- a CDS encoding cadherin repeat domain-containing protein, which produces MATGAGDGDNSLFQVVGDELRVKQPLDHEAAATRSVRLKVTDAAGLTFERTLTVDVTDVNEAPTGLRISRADVDENVALRTVVGRLAADDEDADDTQTFSLVTGTGDADNAYFAVDGTQLVTARALDHEAADTRSVRVRVTDAAGATHERALVITVNDLNEGPRDLALDVDEVEENSAVGTVVGSFSASDEDDADSLTYALVPGAGDGGNALFDVDGDELVVAGALDHEAAGSHSIRVKVSDGAGEQVTRTFTITVLDVNEAPLAPTLGDDRVREDAPAGTVVGRLASTDPDGDSLTYALATGPGRRQRRLRGRWRRAAYEAGPRLRGPTRPERAGPGQRRIALRQQRLRRDRGRRRRGAHRPGTRQLRRRRERHRSRR; this is translated from the coding sequence TTGGCCACCGGCGCTGGCGACGGGGACAACTCCCTCTTCCAGGTCGTCGGCGACGAGCTGCGCGTCAAGCAGCCGCTGGACCACGAGGCCGCCGCCACCCGCAGCGTCCGGCTCAAGGTCACCGACGCCGCCGGCCTCACCTTCGAGCGCACCCTCACCGTCGACGTCACGGACGTGAACGAGGCTCCGACCGGCCTGCGGATCAGCAGGGCCGACGTCGACGAGAACGTCGCCCTGCGCACCGTGGTCGGCCGGCTCGCCGCCGACGACGAGGACGCGGACGACACGCAGACCTTCTCGCTGGTGACCGGCACCGGCGACGCCGACAACGCCTACTTCGCCGTCGACGGCACGCAGCTGGTCACCGCCCGCGCGCTCGACCACGAGGCGGCCGACACCCGCAGCGTCCGCGTGCGGGTCACCGACGCCGCCGGCGCGACCCACGAGCGCGCCCTCGTCATCACCGTCAACGACCTCAACGAGGGCCCGCGCGACCTGGCCCTCGACGTCGACGAGGTGGAGGAGAACTCCGCTGTCGGCACCGTCGTCGGTTCCTTCTCCGCGAGCGACGAGGACGACGCCGACTCGCTCACGTACGCCCTCGTGCCCGGCGCGGGCGACGGCGGCAACGCCCTCTTCGACGTCGACGGCGACGAGCTCGTCGTGGCGGGTGCCCTCGACCACGAGGCCGCCGGCTCCCACAGCATCCGTGTGAAGGTCTCCGACGGAGCGGGGGAGCAGGTCACCCGGACGTTCACGATCACCGTCCTCGACGTCAACGAGGCGCCCTTGGCGCCGACGCTGGGCGACGACCGCGTCCGCGAGGACGCCCCCGCCGGCACCGTCGTCGGCCGCTTGGCGAGCACCGACCCCGACGGTGACAGCCTCACCTACGCGCTGGCCACCGGCCCGGGACGACGACAACGACGACTTCGAGGTCGTTGGCGACGAGCTGCGTACGAAGCGGGCCCTCGACTTCGAGGCCCGACGCGACCTGAGCGTGCGGGTCCGGGTCAGCGACGGATCGCTCTTCGCCAGCAGCGCCTTCGACGTGACCGTGGTCGACGTCGACGAGGCGCCCACCGCCCCGGCACTCGACAACTCCGACGTCGACGAGAACGTCACCGGTCTCGTCGGTGA